A region from the Sphingopyxis lindanitolerans genome encodes:
- a CDS encoding 3-keto-5-aminohexanoate cleavage protein, with translation MTPLPLWEAAKRELEEYQFVSSSDVQPKWDVPEKIAINCAVSGRFTDGASTGGANPNNLEDYVDEASRVIEAGACGVHIDFTFVTDAKGRRLDRDLRPVDAYTEVLTPLKKRFGNDFVPNLNVLNGTSFEMCVEPAKAGLAEAAPCAPGHPDAFMVPAVTALEEFGVKPELAVHSTGEIELAKRKLIDTGILKKPYNWLILYGLPFNVGRSLVSGVSVNNAQDMAQHMFMMVDQIRKIDPDSIISVCAAGRATLYMTTLATMLGLHIRVGVEDTPWKYPNQDKLLGNNLEMFEMAKQIAELHGRTTGDANYYRTLVGLPTK, from the coding sequence ATGACGCCGTTGCCACTATGGGAAGCCGCGAAGCGCGAGCTTGAAGAATATCAGTTCGTATCGTCCTCGGACGTGCAGCCGAAATGGGACGTTCCCGAGAAGATCGCGATCAACTGTGCCGTCTCGGGCCGCTTCACCGACGGGGCCTCGACGGGCGGTGCCAATCCCAACAATCTCGAGGATTATGTCGACGAAGCTTCGCGAGTCATCGAGGCCGGCGCCTGCGGGGTCCATATCGACTTCACCTTTGTAACCGACGCCAAGGGTCGCCGTCTTGACCGCGACCTGCGTCCCGTCGACGCCTATACCGAGGTCCTCACTCCGCTGAAGAAGCGCTTCGGCAATGACTTCGTCCCCAATTTGAACGTCCTCAACGGCACCAGCTTCGAGATGTGCGTCGAGCCTGCAAAAGCCGGACTGGCCGAAGCGGCCCCCTGTGCGCCGGGGCATCCCGACGCATTCATGGTCCCTGCCGTCACGGCGCTCGAGGAATTCGGGGTGAAGCCTGAACTGGCGGTCCACAGCACGGGCGAAATCGAACTCGCCAAGCGCAAGCTTATCGACACGGGCATTCTCAAGAAGCCGTACAACTGGCTGATCCTTTACGGTCTGCCGTTCAACGTCGGGCGTTCGCTCGTCTCGGGCGTCTCGGTCAACAATGCGCAGGACATGGCGCAGCACATGTTCATGATGGTCGATCAGATTCGCAAGATCGATCCTGACAGCATCATCTCGGTCTGCGCCGCGGGCCGCGCGACCCTCTATATGACCACCCTCGCAACGATGCTCGGCCTCCATATCCGGGTTGGCGTCGAGGATACGCCGTGGAAATATCCGAACCAGGACAAACTGCTTGGAAACAACCTCGAGATGTTCGAGATGGCGAAGCAGATCGCGGAACTCCACGGCCGCACGACGGGCGACGCGAATTACTACCGCACGCTTGTCGGCCTGCCGACCAAATAA
- a CDS encoding MarR family winged helix-turn-helix transcriptional regulator — protein sequence MQRDRRNCRRRPFQRVGGLSGGRWQGTRGLLLSGDGAIHDLLANKASFANMTKQASATRAVDETENVPNSSAGTQRSAGVAQLAPERSIAFQIRRAHLAFSRLLETRLARHGVKNGYWYYLRALGLRENVTPKYLSEATKATETTTVALLKGMTKEGLVARSKDTVDRRQVFISLTNKGRSLASTVTPYATELNDVATAGISKRDIEICLSVLSRMANNLEESLKNGGAEDGS from the coding sequence TTGCAGCGCGACCGGAGAAATTGTCGGCGACGGCCATTTCAACGAGTCGGCGGCCTTTCAGGCGGGAGATGGCAGGGGACGCGCGGCCTTTTGCTATCCGGCGATGGCGCAATCCACGATCTTCTGGCTAACAAGGCGAGCTTTGCGAATATGACGAAACAAGCATCGGCGACGCGGGCAGTGGACGAGACGGAGAACGTCCCCAATTCCAGCGCCGGAACACAGCGTTCCGCCGGCGTCGCCCAACTTGCTCCCGAGCGAAGCATCGCGTTTCAGATCAGGCGCGCGCATCTCGCTTTTTCGCGCCTGCTCGAAACCCGGCTTGCGCGACACGGTGTTAAAAATGGCTACTGGTACTATCTGCGGGCGCTCGGGCTTCGCGAGAATGTGACGCCCAAATATCTGAGCGAAGCCACTAAGGCGACAGAAACCACGACCGTCGCTTTGCTCAAGGGCATGACCAAGGAAGGACTGGTCGCGCGGTCGAAAGATACCGTCGATCGGCGTCAGGTCTTCATTTCGCTCACCAACAAGGGGCGCTCGCTCGCATCGACGGTCACACCATATGCGACCGAACTCAACGATGTCGCAACCGCAGGAATTTCAAAGCGCGATATCGAGATCTGCCTCTCGGTTCTCTCGCGCATGGCGAACAATCTCGAGGAAAGCCTCAAAAATGGCGGGGCCGAAGATGGCAGCTAG
- a CDS encoding SDR family NAD(P)-dependent oxidoreductase — MAILGFVRGLANEVGDAGITVNAILPAATKTQGLSHVSDEMFEQFAQTQAIRRVALPGDMVGPVAFLTSEDSGFITGQAIVVDGGAYKIS, encoded by the coding sequence ATGGCGATCTTGGGGTTTGTGCGCGGGCTGGCCAACGAGGTCGGCGACGCCGGGATCACGGTAAATGCCATCCTCCCCGCGGCAACGAAAACCCAGGGCCTTTCCCACGTGTCGGACGAAATGTTCGAACAGTTCGCCCAGACGCAGGCGATCCGGCGCGTGGCTTTGCCGGGCGATATGGTGGGGCCGGTTGCCTTCCTGACCAGCGAGGACAGCGGTTTCATTACCGGGCAAGCGATCGTCGTTGACGGCGGCGCTTACAAGATTTCATAG
- a CDS encoding nuclear transport factor 2 family protein, which translates to MSEEFVRRFFAAADAMEAERFAAFFTDDIVWRYGNSPPVQGLDIVSTSIERSPAS; encoded by the coding sequence ATGTCGGAGGAATTTGTTCGGCGCTTTTTTGCCGCAGCGGACGCGATGGAAGCCGAACGCTTCGCGGCCTTTTTCACCGACGATATCGTCTGGCGCTATGGCAATAGCCCGCCTGTTCAGGGGCTCGATATCGTCTCGACCAGTATCGAACGATCTCCAGCGTCGTAA
- a CDS encoding NAD-dependent succinate-semialdehyde dehydrogenase, giving the protein MLKFKSPAREVQCAVSISPATGDKIASYPFHGPEKCEEILAQAAEGQLAWAALQIAERAQYIARVGVILRKDACSLGQLISLEMGKPVVAARGEIEKCAALCEWYAAHAEILLADEIADVGGDGEAVIAYRPLGVVLGVMPWNFPFWQVLRAAIPIMVAGNGFILKHADNVQGCAAALERAIAEANLPTGLFSVVNVTRDAIPAMLADRRIAAVTATAGVGAGSAIAAEAGRNLKKSVLELGGSDPFIILADADLDRAVQAAVQGRFQNCGQVCIAAKRLIVERPIADAFVARFVAATKRLQLGDPLDEDTEVGPMARVRLRTELHDQIERSVGLGATLLLGGRIPDGPGAYYPPTILANVTPDMPVFREETFGPVAAISIAENAEHAIALANDSDFGLSGALWCGDAERALRLARQIETGGIFVNGVAASDPRVPIGGVKQSGYGRELSHFGLREFTNAQLVWARD; this is encoded by the coding sequence GTGCTAAAGTTCAAGTCGCCCGCGCGCGAAGTGCAATGCGCGGTCTCGATCAGTCCCGCCACAGGCGACAAGATTGCCAGCTATCCGTTTCATGGTCCGGAGAAATGCGAAGAGATTCTTGCGCAGGCCGCCGAGGGGCAATTGGCCTGGGCGGCTCTGCAAATTGCCGAGCGCGCGCAATATATCGCACGCGTTGGCGTTATCCTCCGCAAGGATGCCTGCTCTCTTGGCCAGCTGATCAGCCTTGAAATGGGAAAACCGGTCGTTGCCGCGCGTGGAGAAATCGAGAAATGCGCGGCGCTATGCGAGTGGTATGCCGCCCATGCCGAGATATTGCTCGCAGACGAAATCGCCGATGTCGGAGGGGATGGAGAGGCCGTCATCGCCTACCGCCCGCTCGGCGTCGTGCTCGGCGTAATGCCGTGGAATTTTCCCTTCTGGCAGGTCCTGCGGGCCGCCATACCCATTATGGTCGCGGGCAATGGCTTCATCCTTAAACATGCCGACAATGTTCAGGGCTGCGCCGCCGCGCTTGAACGGGCGATAGCCGAGGCGAACCTCCCCACAGGCTTATTCTCGGTGGTCAATGTGACGCGCGACGCAATCCCGGCGATGCTCGCCGATCGGCGGATCGCCGCGGTGACCGCGACCGCCGGTGTCGGCGCGGGATCGGCGATCGCGGCAGAGGCGGGCCGTAATCTCAAAAAGTCCGTACTCGAGCTGGGCGGATCGGACCCCTTCATCATCCTTGCCGATGCCGATCTCGACCGCGCCGTCCAAGCTGCGGTCCAGGGGCGTTTCCAGAATTGCGGGCAAGTTTGCATTGCGGCCAAGCGGCTGATCGTCGAGCGGCCGATAGCGGATGCTTTCGTTGCCCGGTTCGTTGCGGCGACAAAGCGACTTCAGCTCGGCGATCCACTCGATGAGGATACCGAAGTCGGCCCAATGGCCCGCGTCCGCTTGCGCACCGAGTTGCACGATCAGATCGAGCGGAGTGTGGGCCTCGGCGCGACACTGCTTCTCGGCGGGCGAATACCCGACGGCCCCGGGGCTTATTATCCCCCGACGATCCTCGCGAATGTCACCCCCGACATGCCGGTGTTTCGGGAGGAAACCTTCGGTCCGGTCGCCGCCATCAGCATTGCGGAAAATGCCGAGCATGCGATCGCGCTTGCCAATGACAGCGACTTTGGCCTGTCGGGCGCACTCTGGTGCGGGGATGCCGAGCGAGCCTTGCGGCTTGCCCGCCAGATCGAGACCGGCGGTATATTCGTCAACGGGGTTGCGGCGTCGGATCCCCGGGTGCCGATCGGAGGGGTGAAGCAAAGCGGCTACGGACGCGAGTTGTCGCATTTCGGCCTTCGCGAATTCACCAATGCTCAGCTCGTCTGGGCTCGCGACTGA
- the hpaI gene encoding 4-hydroxy-2-oxoheptanedioate aldolase has translation MNAFKQAIAANQPQIGFWQALASPYTAEICAGAGFDWLLIDAEHAPNDIPLILAQLQAIAAYPVEAVVRPPIGDAVMIKQLLDLGARTLLIPMVESGTQAAEMVRATRYPPAGIRGVGSAIGRASRWNRSPDYLQNAVDEICLLLQVESRAGLQALDAIAYTPGVDGVFLGPSDLAAALGHLGNPGHTEVQDAIEAGIATITAAGKAAGILIADEALARRYLELGAAFVAVGTDVTILARGAESLARSFKNPTVPETPREKGVY, from the coding sequence GTGAACGCATTCAAACAGGCCATTGCGGCGAATCAGCCGCAGATCGGCTTCTGGCAGGCTCTCGCCTCGCCTTATACCGCCGAGATTTGCGCTGGCGCAGGCTTCGACTGGCTGCTGATCGACGCCGAACATGCACCGAATGACATTCCTCTCATTCTGGCCCAGCTCCAGGCCATTGCGGCCTACCCAGTCGAGGCCGTGGTGCGCCCCCCGATCGGCGATGCCGTCATGATTAAGCAGCTCCTCGATCTCGGTGCGCGCACCCTTCTTATTCCCATGGTGGAAAGCGGTACCCAAGCGGCCGAGATGGTCCGCGCCACGCGCTATCCGCCCGCCGGTATCAGGGGCGTTGGCTCGGCGATCGGACGGGCAAGCCGCTGGAATCGCTCACCGGATTATTTGCAGAATGCAGTCGACGAGATCTGCCTGCTGCTACAGGTCGAGTCGCGCGCAGGCCTGCAGGCCCTCGATGCTATCGCATACACACCGGGTGTCGACGGTGTGTTTCTGGGACCGTCCGATCTTGCGGCGGCGCTTGGGCATTTGGGCAACCCGGGTCACACCGAAGTGCAGGATGCCATTGAGGCCGGGATCGCGACCATTACCGCGGCGGGCAAGGCAGCTGGAATTCTGATCGCCGACGAAGCGCTCGCAAGACGCTATCTCGAACTGGGCGCGGCCTTCGTCGCGGTCGGAACTGACGTCACCATCCTCGCGCGCGGCGCCGAAAGCCTCGCGCGATCCTTCAAGAACCCGACGGTGCCCGAGACACCGCGTGAGAAAGGCGTTTACTGA
- the hpaH gene encoding 2-oxo-hept-4-ene-1,7-dioate hydratase translates to MALAGSTDSLPHGLTLSGEAVRKAALALEEAERCQIQIPLLSEDHRGMTLDDAYAVQAEWVRLKRASGDGIVGWKIGLTSKAMQAALSIDIPDSGVLLESMVFANGAKIPPRRFIQPRVEAEIAFVMKAPLVGTNVTPAEVLAATDYVVPALEILDTRITRKDPRSGESRKVFDTVADNAANGGIVLGEPVRDFHGRDLRWVGAIVSKNGEVEETGLGAGVLDNPLLSIAWLAARLATYGGTIETGQIVLSGSFIRPVEAPPGSRIVADYGDFGRVECEFTS, encoded by the coding sequence ATGGCGCTTGCCGGCAGCACCGACAGCCTTCCGCACGGCCTCACCCTTTCGGGCGAGGCCGTGCGGAAGGCAGCGCTCGCCCTTGAGGAGGCCGAGCGCTGCCAGATTCAGATTCCGCTGCTGAGCGAGGATCACCGGGGCATGACGCTCGACGATGCCTATGCGGTCCAGGCCGAATGGGTCCGGCTTAAACGGGCGTCGGGCGACGGCATTGTCGGCTGGAAAATTGGTCTCACATCGAAAGCGATGCAGGCTGCGCTTTCAATCGACATTCCCGACTCGGGGGTCTTGCTTGAGAGCATGGTCTTTGCGAACGGCGCAAAAATCCCGCCGCGGCGGTTCATCCAGCCGCGCGTCGAGGCAGAGATCGCCTTTGTCATGAAGGCTCCGCTCGTCGGGACGAATGTCACGCCTGCCGAAGTCCTCGCCGCAACCGATTATGTCGTCCCGGCCCTCGAGATCCTCGACACGCGCATTACCCGGAAAGATCCCCGCAGCGGCGAGAGCCGCAAAGTGTTCGATACCGTCGCCGACAATGCGGCCAACGGCGGCATTGTCCTGGGCGAACCAGTGCGCGATTTCCATGGTCGCGACCTGCGCTGGGTCGGCGCGATCGTGTCGAAGAATGGTGAGGTCGAAGAGACCGGACTTGGTGCCGGCGTTCTCGACAACCCGCTCCTCTCCATCGCCTGGCTCGCCGCCCGGCTTGCGACCTATGGCGGCACGATCGAGACCGGCCAGATCGTCCTCTCGGGTTCCTTCATTCGGCCGGTGGAAGCCCCGCCTGGAAGTCGCATCGTGGCAGACTATGGTGACTTCGGGCGGGTGGAGTGCGAGTTCACCAGCTGA
- a CDS encoding cupin domain-containing protein, whose translation MTNPIFVDGSGELPDRETPWEPIVITKEEIDIEIERLAAMPRPANGRRRSFFVHPLNKKSRGLAPGIEVALDVLLPGEETSTFRQNSTQVNFVIRGSGETEISGDRRPTALHDVWNTPSMRIYRHRNTGDNVYVRLTYSNGALLDMMNIHVIEETPQPALRAVEEASEHGEADESKTNPFGTFALNDEGAWMMPYERLINPPSVQSPALYWPWEQVKEHLDKLEALGKDYVGRRLYLLYNPMTGRTNGTTPNFFATMTLRPPKIVDRPHRHSSAAVNYYFSGSGRSTVEGKIYEWKSGDLMLSAPGWAVHNHASFDEPVYELTIQDQPLNIAMESLLWQESLKEPPALLGTEEGFATNRSAAAS comes from the coding sequence ATGACCAATCCGATTTTTGTCGACGGCAGCGGCGAGTTGCCGGACCGCGAAACCCCTTGGGAACCGATCGTGATCACCAAGGAAGAAATCGACATCGAGATCGAGCGGCTTGCGGCAATGCCGCGCCCCGCCAATGGGCGTCGGCGCTCCTTCTTCGTCCACCCGCTCAACAAGAAATCGCGCGGGCTCGCACCCGGCATTGAAGTCGCACTCGACGTGCTGCTGCCCGGCGAGGAAACCTCGACTTTCCGCCAGAATTCCACGCAGGTGAATTTCGTTATTCGCGGATCGGGCGAAACCGAAATCAGCGGCGACCGACGCCCGACCGCGCTGCACGATGTCTGGAACACTCCGTCGATGCGCATTTACCGCCACCGAAACACGGGCGACAATGTCTATGTTCGCCTCACCTATTCGAACGGCGCGCTTCTCGACATGATGAACATCCATGTCATCGAGGAAACCCCCCAGCCTGCGCTTCGCGCCGTCGAGGAAGCCAGTGAGCATGGCGAAGCGGACGAAAGCAAGACCAACCCGTTCGGCACGTTCGCCCTCAACGATGAAGGCGCCTGGATGATGCCCTATGAGCGACTCATCAACCCGCCTTCGGTCCAGAGCCCGGCACTTTACTGGCCTTGGGAACAGGTCAAAGAGCATCTCGACAAACTCGAAGCGCTGGGCAAAGACTATGTGGGTCGTCGTCTTTATCTTCTGTATAATCCGATGACTGGCCGCACCAACGGCACGACGCCAAACTTCTTCGCAACGATGACGCTGCGTCCGCCCAAGATCGTCGATCGCCCGCACCGTCACTCCTCGGCGGCCGTGAACTATTATTTTTCGGGTTCGGGCCGCTCGACGGTCGAGGGCAAGATCTATGAATGGAAATCTGGCGACCTCATGCTGTCGGCGCCCGGCTGGGCCGTCCACAATCATGCTTCGTTCGACGAGCCGGTCTATGAACTCACGATCCAGGACCAGCCGCTCAATATCGCGATGGAATCGCTGCTTTGGCAGGAAAGCCTGAAAGAACCGCCGGCGCTGCTTGGCACCGAAGAAGGTTTCGCGACCAACCGCTCCGCGGCCGCTTCCTGA
- a CDS encoding ornithine cyclodeaminase family protein, which translates to MSDIVWITEQDVVSLLSLPEAIEALRVGLREEAAGRAENMVKTHVIWGDYATMHAIGAVFEGKGVAGTKTWAHTPGGAMPLLVIIDSNDGSVLAIIEAFALGQMRTGGISGLATSLMAKADARRMAMIGAGKQSMTQIAAVAAVRPLDRIAIWSPTAAKREQLAAKTEDALGIEAIAAATLEEALDGAEVVTLATRATTPFLKSSMLPRGVHLNAVGAITPERAEFEYDLLDRAAVIAADSVPQARKLSREFNEAFGADEDGWKHVRPLSELVAEEATRSADADLSVFKAMGMGISDLSLGFTILKLAQAAGLGRVIPSPVRISPRLTKSSNEGS; encoded by the coding sequence GTGAGCGATATCGTCTGGATTACCGAGCAGGACGTCGTCTCGCTCCTCTCCCTTCCCGAAGCGATCGAAGCCCTCCGGGTCGGCCTCCGCGAGGAGGCCGCGGGCCGTGCCGAGAATATGGTCAAGACACATGTCATATGGGGTGACTATGCAACGATGCACGCGATCGGCGCGGTATTCGAGGGAAAGGGAGTCGCTGGCACCAAGACCTGGGCCCATACCCCGGGCGGCGCCATGCCCCTGCTCGTCATCATCGACAGCAACGACGGCTCGGTGCTCGCAATCATCGAGGCCTTCGCGCTTGGCCAGATGCGCACGGGCGGCATCAGCGGTCTGGCGACCTCGCTGATGGCGAAGGCGGACGCGCGGCGCATGGCAATGATTGGTGCGGGCAAGCAAAGTATGACGCAGATCGCGGCGGTGGCCGCGGTGCGCCCGCTAGATCGTATCGCGATCTGGAGCCCGACGGCGGCGAAGCGCGAACAGCTTGCGGCCAAAACCGAGGATGCCCTCGGGATCGAAGCAATCGCCGCGGCTACGCTTGAGGAAGCGCTCGACGGCGCCGAAGTGGTGACCCTGGCAACGCGGGCTACCACGCCTTTTCTGAAGTCGTCGATGCTGCCGCGCGGCGTGCATCTCAATGCGGTGGGGGCGATCACCCCCGAGCGCGCGGAATTCGAGTATGACTTGCTCGATCGCGCCGCCGTGATCGCCGCCGACAGCGTTCCTCAGGCCCGCAAACTCTCGCGCGAGTTTAACGAAGCCTTCGGCGCCGACGAGGACGGTTGGAAACATGTGCGCCCGCTCAGCGAACTCGTTGCCGAGGAGGCGACACGTTCGGCGGATGCAGACCTTTCGGTATTCAAGGCGATGGGTATGGGAATTTCCGACCTGTCGTTGGGCTTTACCATCTTGAAGCTCGCACAAGCTGCGGGCCTCGGCCGAGTAATCCCCAGCCCCGTCCGTATTTCTCCCCGTCTCACCAAATCATCCAATGAAGGAAGCTGA
- a CDS encoding LysR substrate-binding domain-containing protein codes for MDFRQLRYFSVLAEELNFTRAAARCNVSQPPLSRAIRQLEEQLGVALFIRDTHNVRLTAAGASLARDAARIATLLDEADQRTRKVARGLRGTLTLGFGGSTVYSFWPSLIRGFKQLAPDVDLSFRAMSVLEQIEALRESRIDVGLIRLPVLDEMVETAAVYQEPLSVALPSEHPLLGASGPVPVRRLVGSPFVTYEARRGFNFQADLHALCRFARFEPQIVHQAPSTEAVVGIVACGEGVAIVPASAERLRMRGVSFRPLETKGLPAQLASVTFGIGWRRDFTSAVTEEFIAFVRSLPEVASEEGKRKTPVQPG; via the coding sequence ATGGATTTCCGCCAGCTTCGCTATTTCTCCGTGCTCGCCGAGGAACTGAACTTCACGCGCGCCGCTGCCCGGTGCAATGTGTCGCAGCCCCCGCTAAGTCGAGCCATCCGGCAACTCGAGGAGCAGTTGGGTGTCGCACTCTTCATCCGAGACACGCACAATGTCCGCCTCACCGCGGCGGGCGCGAGTCTCGCCAGGGATGCCGCGCGCATTGCTACGTTGCTCGATGAGGCGGACCAACGGACTCGCAAGGTCGCGCGGGGCCTTCGCGGCACGCTGACGCTAGGCTTCGGCGGATCGACGGTCTACTCATTCTGGCCGTCGCTGATCCGCGGGTTCAAACAACTCGCGCCCGATGTCGACCTGTCGTTCCGCGCGATGTCCGTTCTGGAACAGATCGAGGCACTTCGCGAGTCCCGGATCGACGTCGGCCTCATCCGTTTGCCTGTGCTCGACGAGATGGTCGAAACCGCGGCGGTCTATCAGGAACCGCTGTCGGTGGCGCTGCCATCAGAGCATCCTTTGCTTGGTGCGTCCGGACCAGTCCCGGTGCGCCGCCTCGTGGGTTCGCCCTTCGTCACTTATGAGGCGCGGCGCGGCTTCAACTTCCAGGCCGATCTGCACGCACTTTGCCGCTTCGCACGTTTCGAGCCCCAGATCGTCCACCAAGCGCCATCGACCGAAGCCGTCGTCGGCATCGTCGCCTGCGGCGAGGGTGTCGCAATCGTACCGGCTTCGGCCGAGCGGCTTCGCATGCGCGGCGTATCGTTCCGCCCGCTCGAAACCAAGGGGCTGCCAGCGCAGCTCGCGTCGGTAACCTTCGGAATCGGCTGGCGGCGCGATTTTACCTCTGCAGTGACGGAGGAATTTATCGCTTTCGTGCGTTCGCTCCCAGAAGTCGCATCCGAAGAAGGAAAGCGGAAGACTCCGGTTCAGCCGGGTTGA
- a CDS encoding superoxide dismutase yields MPFTLPPLPYATDAFGAVISAETFAYHHGKHHNAYVTKPNELVAADPSLQGKSLVELIHLAAAESRKPLFNQVGQIWNHGFYWLGLSPVASAPTGELLVLIERDFGSTADLVAALKSEAAGHFGSGWAALNLCDGRLQIASYHDADTPIAHGAVPLLIIDVWEHAYYIDYRNARPSYLDAILETAVNWDFVAANLDGQGASRADQPG; encoded by the coding sequence ATGCCTTTCACCCTCCCGCCGCTTCCCTATGCGACCGATGCCTTCGGCGCCGTCATCTCGGCTGAAACCTTCGCCTACCATCATGGCAAGCATCACAACGCTTATGTGACAAAGCCCAACGAACTGGTCGCTGCCGATCCTTCGCTTCAGGGTAAGTCGCTCGTCGAGCTTATCCACCTCGCGGCGGCCGAAAGCCGCAAACCGCTCTTCAATCAGGTCGGACAGATATGGAATCATGGCTTCTACTGGCTTGGGCTCAGCCCGGTGGCCAGTGCACCGACGGGCGAGCTCCTGGTGCTGATCGAGCGCGATTTTGGATCGACCGCCGACCTGGTCGCCGCGCTCAAGTCCGAGGCGGCAGGCCATTTTGGTAGCGGCTGGGCCGCGCTCAATCTCTGCGACGGCCGCCTGCAGATCGCATCCTATCATGATGCCGACACGCCCATAGCGCATGGCGCCGTACCGCTGCTAATCATCGATGTCTGGGAACATGCCTATTATATCGACTATCGCAACGCACGCCCCTCTTATCTCGACGCGATCCTGGAGACTGCCGTCAATTGGGATTTCGTCGCGGCCAATCTCGACGGCCAGGGCGCAAGCCGCGCCGATCAACCCGGCTGA
- a CDS encoding homogentisate 1,2-dioxygenase, translating into MAGHGGPGPYLWSRDGFLGANAVALRENYLPDYLSVEGPHAPHRVNLFDLPTADSMDAEALPTPVMTSREGVELAVSRRRAPTPYTVRNAEADELHFIQSGRARIRTDFGDIEAGPLDFVFLPRAVSYRVEPLDSELAVLILSSPLPLYFDVPAPFGMIHFGRSVRRAAITAGLAAEKPHRLWIKSFDGITRFEMAHDPLPAVKQVEGQSPVWALNLKEIHPLAYITGPGGPPGQFLSTADTSVMCYTLSARPGSRPPVHHNADYDELILYCEGPGAWGGVTEPGTLTWVPKAVTHHGPEENVPEGYQAWLLEVRPTMRLTKEALEYAAHIETGFYGLKT; encoded by the coding sequence ATGGCAGGTCATGGTGGCCCCGGGCCCTATTTATGGTCGCGCGACGGCTTTCTTGGCGCGAATGCGGTTGCCCTGCGCGAGAATTATCTGCCAGATTATCTTTCGGTCGAAGGCCCCCATGCGCCGCACCGCGTCAACCTTTTCGATCTGCCGACCGCCGACAGTATGGATGCCGAGGCGCTGCCGACACCGGTGATGACTTCGCGCGAAGGCGTGGAACTCGCGGTCTCCAGGCGCCGCGCCCCCACCCCTTATACCGTGCGCAACGCCGAAGCCGACGAGTTGCACTTCATCCAGTCGGGGCGCGCGCGCATCCGCACGGACTTTGGCGACATCGAGGCGGGCCCACTGGATTTCGTTTTCCTGCCGCGCGCCGTCTCCTATCGTGTCGAACCGCTGGACAGCGAACTGGCCGTGCTCATCCTCTCGAGCCCGTTGCCACTGTACTTCGATGTGCCGGCCCCTTTCGGGATGATCCATTTCGGCCGCAGCGTCCGGCGTGCGGCGATTACGGCAGGCCTCGCGGCCGAGAAACCGCATCGTTTGTGGATCAAAAGCTTCGACGGCATCACACGCTTCGAAATGGCGCATGATCCGCTGCCGGCGGTCAAGCAGGTCGAGGGCCAGTCACCCGTCTGGGCGCTCAATCTCAAGGAAATTCATCCGCTCGCTTATATCACTGGTCCCGGAGGCCCTCCCGGACAGTTTCTTTCCACGGCCGATACAAGCGTCATGTGCTATACGTTGAGCGCGCGACCCGGCAGCCGACCTCCCGTTCATCACAACGCCGATTATGACGAGCTCATCCTTTACTGCGAGGGCCCCGGCGCGTGGGGCGGCGTGACCGAACCGGGCACACTTACCTGGGTCCCGAAGGCTGTTACCCATCATGGTCCCGAGGAAAATGTCCCGGAAGGCTATCAGGCTTGGCTTCTTGAGGTGCGGCCGACGATGCGCCTCACGAAAGAGGCCTTGGAATATGCGGCTCACATTGAAACCGGCTTTTACGGCCTGAAAACATAA
- a CDS encoding nuclear transport factor 2 family protein, which translates to MTENLIRGFFAAADSLDEERFLGGLPEDIVWRFGNFPVANGREAVREQYRLVTGILTAMYHDIVGMWAAGDCVTAETRVHYTDRHGRKFEFPGCDIIFLEGGQIKEVRIFVDNHTLFIPPTEEYAARAAEEIA; encoded by the coding sequence ATGACCGAGAATCTTATTAGAGGCTTTTTCGCCGCCGCCGATTCGCTCGACGAAGAGCGTTTTCTCGGTGGCCTCCCCGAGGACATTGTCTGGCGTTTCGGCAATTTCCCGGTCGCGAACGGCCGCGAAGCCGTTCGTGAGCAATATCGACTGGTCACCGGAATCCTGACCGCCATGTATCATGACATCGTCGGTATGTGGGCGGCAGGCGATTGTGTGACTGCTGAGACACGCGTTCACTACACCGATCGTCACGGTCGGAAATTCGAATTTCCGGGATGCGACATCATCTTTCTCGAAGGCGGACAGATCAAGGAAGTCCGGATCTTCGTCGACAATCACACGCTCTTCATTCCCCCAACCGAGGAATACGCCGCCCGCGCTGCTGAGGAAATCGCATAA